One region of Maylandia zebra isolate NMK-2024a linkage group LG10, Mzebra_GT3a, whole genome shotgun sequence genomic DNA includes:
- the lpar6b gene encoding lysophosphatidic acid receptor 6, giving the protein MDNSTDCNKSDNFKYNLYASVFSMVFVVGLTFNAVAVYIFGCTLKIRNETTTYMMNLVVSDSLFVLSLPFRIVYFIKRDWLFGSALCKISVALFYTNMYGSILFLTCISVDRFLAIVYPFRSQTIRTRKNAKLACLTVWVIILSGGITTGVFLDTTSPNNTNSGSVNSTPQFCFENYSKKQWKAELSWVVMFIETAGFLIPLMLNVFCSVMVLRILRNPKTISRGGNLNKAKILRMVFVHLLIFCFCFIPYNVNLIFYTLVRSKILKGCFAEHVVRTIYPIALCIAVTNCCFDPVVYYFTSEAIQSSIKRKSSAWQNGARLFERLQMDSLQSSPSSTPKSLTLKSLRPKIFDNESTV; this is encoded by the coding sequence ATGGATAACAGCACGGACTGCAACAAGAGTGACAACTTCAAGTATAATCTCTACGCCTCGGTTTTCTCCATGGTGTTTGTAGTCGGACTTACCTTCAACGCGGTGGCTGTGTACATTTTTGGCTGTACGCTGAAGATACGGAATGAGACCACGACGTATATGATGAACCTCGTGGTTTCGGACTCTCTCTTTGTCCTCAGCCTGCCTTTTCGGATTGTGTACTTCATCAAACGTGACTGGCTCTTTGGAAGTGCGCTCTGTAAGATCTCCGTGGCCCTATTCTACACCAACATGTACGGCAGCATCCTCTTCCTCACCTGCATCAGTGTCGATCGTTTCCTAGCAATTGTGTATCCATTTCGGTCCCAAACAATTCGTACGAGGAAAAATGCCAAGCTGGCCTGCCTTACAGTTTGGGTGATCATTCTCTCTGGAGGTATAACCACTGGGGTCTTTTTGGACACCACTTCACCGAACAATACTAACTCGGGTTCGGTAAACTCAACGCCACAGTTTTGCTTTGAAAACTACTCAAAAAAACAATGGAAGGCTGAGCTTTCGTGGGTGGTGATGTTTATTGAGACTGCAGGCTTCCTTATCCCACTGATGTTGAATGTGTTCTGCTCTGTCATGGTGCTAAGGATACTGAGGAACCCCAAAACCATCAGCCGCGGAGGAAACCTCAACAAAGCAAAAATCCTGAGGATGGTCTTTGTGCATTTGCTCATCTTCTGCTTCTGTTTCATTCCCTACAATGTGAATCTCATCTTCTACACCTTGGTCCGCTCCAAAATCCTAAAGGGATGCTTTGCAGAACATGTTGTAAGAACCATCTACCCCATCGCTCTGTGCATAGCGGTGACCAACTGCTGCTTTGATCCAGTTGTCTACTACTTCACTTCAGAGGCCATTCAAAGCTCCATTAAACGAAAGTCTTCAGCATGGCAAAATGGTGCCAGGCTATTCGAAAGACTACAGATGGACAGCTTGCAAAGCAGCCCAAGTTCAACGCCCAAGAGTTTGACGCTGAAAAGTCTGAGACCCAAAATATTTGACAATGAGTCCACG